The genomic stretch atgatataaaatgttttttttttacttaatgtaTTCGATATAACTGGCTAAAGTCACCACTCATTTAATAAAGAGTGTTTTTGTTCATGGGAATACcgcttaaaaatgttttattaatacagaaataaaaaagcaaataacCTATCtactacttataaaaatatacattttaaaataaatatttttttttaccaattagTTTTATGAATGAACTTGTTTATAGTACTtaatgtgttattaaaatttgttatcataatttgtctatgattaattattagttttatagtataaatgtCTACtaaattgtatgtatattgaatttttttatacgtGAAATTCGCCTGCCCTTCTATCGGCCTTCGGCCAAATAACTgggttattttatattttaggctattacatattaaatacttatatttcttTCAGGTTTTATGATAGCAACTCAGTTGTTTTACACTCTCTGTTTGATTGGCGTATTGATTTCAACTATTTTGGTCATCGTATTTTTCTTATGTTGCGGGCCCGATCAAAACCGATACGTCATGATTATAAGGGTCATAGGATTTTTAATGTTTGGTGCAGGTAAGGAATGATACTTAAATtcaatattcttatttattacacatctgtgacattaatattattgtttatttcagGGATAAGTGGCGTTATAGCAGTAATAGTGTTTGCTTCCTTGGGGAATACAGATGGTTGGATGCCCGATCACGCTAACAATTATTTAGGTAAATTGCAACTAGACCAGGGCCCCAAGTTTCCCATTACAATGTCTCAGTGTCTATGAATGACAAAAAGTagtaacgaaaaaaaatactggaataaagtttaaaacactaaaaaaaaatacagtgaaTAAAATTGAATAGAAATCTATGATACAATCGTAGGTTTCTATTCAATTTGTGTTTACTTTTCGCTCGTTTAAAGTAGAatttttcacaataaattatttaagaaaatagcaTTCCACTATTGAATAAAtttgttgttattataatatgttgcacatattttcaaaattataccatacgtaatttttttttcaatactacTATGATATCATTGATCAACCACTGGGTCATAACACTGGCAGAATTGAAGTCctattagtaataaaaatactagtCAAATGCACCATAGAGAGTACATTTTGGAAGAACTTTTTTAGTGTGAAAGTATagagtttgaagaaattataaataacaatgtaCACATTTTCCTAGTTATAGCGAGTTATAGCGGATTATATAGCAAATCAGTACAATGTTAATTGTACCCATATAATGGagttccacaaagtaacgcttgcCTCTATCCAGTAATACCTACCAATCGTATCATttgattttgacggccgactggcgcagtgggcagcggccctgctttctgagtccaaggccgtcggttcgattcccacaactggaaaatttttgtgtgatgaacatgaatgtttttcagtgtctgggtgtttatcagtgtATTAATAGTACATAAAGATatacatcagctatcttagtacccataacacaagctatgcttactttggggctagatggcgatggcgatgtgtgtatagtcgtagtatatttatttatttatttgtaccgaCGTTTTTTTGTAGCAATTTATTCGTTACTTTGTCAATTTATTACTAACATTTTTTCAGGGTGGTCGTTCGGCCTCGGCGTTGTAGGTGCAATTGCCTGTCTAGTAACCGCCGTATTGTTTCTCACCGAGGCAAACATACAACTGAAAAAACGCAAGAGGCTAAAGGAGTCACAGGCGCGGTTCGAGATGGAACACGAATCGAAAGCGTAACTTTAACGCAAGATGAGATAACATTACATAAAAAGCCTTCACTTAATCATTTATAGTTTAAAGTAGAGGTAATAAGATATCATAGCTTCAACAACAATTAAATCAAAGacttctttatatttaaacaagccAATACCATAAGCTTTTGTGACACGCGTGTTCTTAGTTCTGACTGAAGTATATTACCAATGGCTATTGGGAtacatatttttaggaattaaatttttgtcataggtgacatattttgtatatagcACTTGCTTGAATGTCATCCTGCGTAATTACGATTTTGTAAACTGTACTAAGTTATTTCCATTGTTGTTACGTTATTGTTCAAATTACATTCCTTTCAGGGTTTCAAAAACGCTCTGGAGACACCTTCC from Pararge aegeria chromosome 4, ilParAegt1.1, whole genome shotgun sequence encodes the following:
- the LOC120623484 gene encoding uncharacterized protein LOC120623484, whose amino-acid sequence is MRKRSMAGNCGIIVFVIALVTVALAFGTPSWLVSDYRIRGAKLDRLGLWSHCFRSLPDPLDQYQRRFFVGCRWVYDPFTTGYDKIRGYLLPGFMIATQLFYTLCLIGVLISTILVIVFFLCCGPDQNRYVMIIRVIGFLMFGAGISGVIAVIVFASLGNTDGWMPDHANNYLGWSFGLGVVGAIACLVTAVLFLTEANIQLKKRKRLKESQARFEMEHESKA